From Chryseotalea sp. WA131a:
CCCAAATCGGTGAAAATTGAAAATGACTATAACTACAACGAAAAGTCGCACTACTTTTTGACCAATACGCGAAACGCGTTGCTTATGTCTGTCGAGCGAGAAGATTCATATGGCGACCGCGATTTGTATGTGAGCTTTTCGAAAAATGACTCAACCTGGTCCGAGCCACTCAACCTTGGAAAAACGGTTAACACTGCCTCAGAAGAAGAAGCACCATTTTTGGCAGCCGATAATAAAACGTTGTATTTCTCCTCTAAGGGATTTAGCGGCTATGGCGGGTCAGACCTGTATCGCAGCATTCGCTTGGATGATACTTGGACTAAATGGTCGGAGCCAGAAAATTTAGGGCCTGAAATCAATTCAAAATTTGATGACCTGTTCTTCAATATCCCTTCCAACAGTGATTTCGGATATTTTTCAAAAGGAGTGGCCGACAATAACGTAGATATTTTCAGGTTAAAGTTGCCACCTTTTATGTTGCCCGATCCCGTGGTGTTGGTAAAAGGAAAATTGATTGACCAAAAAACAGGGCTGCCCATAGGATCAAAGATAATTTTTGAAACGCTGCCGGATGGAAAAGAAGCGGGCATTGCCCAATCCGATCCGCAAACAGGGGAATACGAAATTCAATTGCCGGTAGGAAAACAATACGGCATTCGTGCAGAGGCGAAAGATCATTTGTCCACCAACCAAAATTTAGACTTACGAAAAATTGCTTACGGCCCAGTTAAGCAAGATTTGGCATTAGTGCCGATAGGGGCTGGAGATAAGCCAGTGGTGGTTGAACCGATTGAGATAACGCCCATTGCGGTTAATGTAATCATTCCACTTAACAATATCTTCTTTGATTTTGATAAAGCCTCATTACGATCTGAATCATTCTCTGAGTTAAACCGGATTGTAGCCCTAATGGCCGAACGTAAAAGTATGACGGTTGAGATTAGTGGCTACACCGACAACTTAGGCCCAGATGCTTACAACATGAAATTGTCAGAGCGCAGAGCAAAATCGGTTTCTAACTATTTGGTAGAAAAAGGGGTGGATTCAAGTCGTATTACCACTACTTGGTTTGGCGAAACTAAGCCAGTAGATACTACTAATACGAAGGCAGGCAATCGCAAAAATAGAAGGGTAGAGTTCAAGATTCTAAAAATGCCATAGGTATGAAATTTGTTGCTGCTTCTATTTTAGTAACGATGCTGTTGAGCAATTCTATAAAAGCACAAGAATCGGATTCCCTTGTCTATGCTCAAGGAAAAGTTATCAATAGTGCCACCAAAGAAGCAGTAAATGCTAAAATTTCTTACCGCAGCGAGCCATATGGTAATATAATGGGTTCGCTGAACGGTAGCTCATTTCAATTTCCATTGTTTGATGGACAAAAATATTCGATTACGATAGAAGCACCCGGTTTTGCCTCCTCCAAATTTTTGTTAGACCCGGTTACTGCAGTGGATAGAAAAGTGATCAAAGATGTAGAGCTTGGTTTGCCCGGTTCTGTAGCAAAAAACTCAGAAACTACCCACACCATAGGAAAAATACTTACCCTTGAAAACTTAATATTTGATGTGGGCACTTCTACGATTACCAAAGAATCGTATCCTGAACTTGACGAGTTGGTGAACATGTTGAAGAACAATCCAAACATGGTCATTCAGTTGGAAGGCCATACTGACATAAAAGGTGATCCAAAACTAAACATGAAGCTTTCACAGAGCCGTGTAGATGCAGTAAAATCTTACTTGATTACAAAAGGTGCAAACAAAAATAGAGTCAAAGCAAAAGCTTTTGGAGGCACTTTGCCAATTAGCCGGGAAAATACAGAGGCTGCATCCAAGTTAAATAGACGAGTAGAGCTTCGTATATTAGAGAATTAGCAGTTAGTTTCTTCAGCGAGATGCAATCATGGGTTCTTCGAATGTTGCCAATTGCACCAATAGCGAATATTTTTCTTTTTCTGAAAGTAGGCTTGTCGAAATGGCTTGTGCCGTGATGGAAGCAAGTTCTTTGATGCGTGGGTTATTGTATTCTTTGTGGGCTAATTCAAGTCGATTTATGCATGTGGCCAAGTCATGAGAATTAAAGGCCACTACTGCTTGATTGAAGTACAGCAAGCCCAAGATCTGAAACGTTAGTATTTCTTTAAAAAGATCATTCTTGTAGCGATAGTATTGATAACCTGAGGAAGCGGTCGTCAGCAAGTTTTGCTGATACGAAGAAAGACATTTCTCGATTTCACTTTGCTTTGTTTTTAATCCAAAAAGTTTGTCGGTGGTCTCCAACAATATTTTGCCATGCTGCCCATCAATCATTAAAAAGATATGGTAATTGGTTTCTATAATCTTATGTTGGATACCAAGTTCCGTAAAAATTATGCTGAATACAGCCGTACCGGTTAGGCAATCAAACTCTCCTGTTTCAAATGGTTCATTGATGGAGACATAAGGTTTGTAATGCTTAAGAAACTGCTGATGTGTGCTTTTTACAAGTCCACTTAAAAAGTGCAATTCAGTTTTTTGACTTTTTTTTATGGCTTGCTCATTGATAAAGGCATTTAGTTTTGCCTGTGCCATTTCCAAGGAAGAGGAATTGGAGGCCGATTTATAAAGACCTTGTAAGGTACTTTTTTGCGCCTTTACGGAGATTGCAAAAGCCACAAAGGCAAATGCCAAAAGTAATCTCATGTTATTTCAATGTTACGTATTTTAAGATAAACTTAACAATTTAGTAACATTATTCAAAATAAAATTCTGCATTCTTTCTTTCGACCATACAAAAATCAATATTTTCACAAAAAATCAAGCTTTTATGGTAACCGTTACGTCCTCTGATCAGCAACTACTATCCGTCCCTAGTTTATTTGCAAAACAAAAATTGAAGGCTTTATCATTGAGAAATGGATTGTTAAAAGAGAGAAAAAAGCTACTAGTAGCGTTTGAGCGGTTTCTTTTAGCTAATCGAGAACGAATTTGTAAGGCCGTTCATGCGGATTTCAAAAAACCATTTACTGAAGTAGATATTTCTGAGATTTACCCAGTAGCAAGCGAAATCAGGCAAACCGTTAGTCATTTAAGCGAGTGGGCCGCTCCCCAAAAAGTTGATGCCCCACTTACCTATTTAGGTTCTCGCTCGCACGTGGTGGTAGAGGCTAAAGGAGTTTGTTTGATCATAGCACCCTGGAATTATCCTTTTAGCCTTTGCTTTGGGCCATTGATATCATGCTTGGCGGCAGGCAATACAGCCATCATCAAGCCATCTGAAATGACACCAAATACCTCATCACTTATCAAGGAATTGGTCGCTGAATTTTTTGATCCCAGCTTGGTTACGGTAATAGAGGGTGGCACGGAAGTAATGCAAGAATTGTTAGCCTTGCCTTTTGATCATATTTTTTTTACAGGAAGCCCTGCTGTGGGAAAGATTATCATGAGAGCCGCAGCCGAAAATTTAACTTCTGTTACGTTGGAATTGGGAGGGAAATCGCCCACGGTGATTGATGAAACGGCAAACATCAGTGATGCTGCAAAGAGGATTGCCTTCGGCAAGTTTTTAAACAATGGGCAGACCTGCATTGCGCCTGATTACGTTTTAATCCACGAGAAAATTAAATCGAAATTTATTGAGGCGCTTAAAAAAGAAGTAACCAACATGTTTGGCTCCCACGGCCAGATAGATGAAAATTCATCCAGCTATGCCCGCATCGTCAATCAAAAACACTTTAAGCGCATCAGTGGGTTGATAGAGGAGGCGGTAAACCAAGGGGCAAAAATTGAAATGGGTGGATCCGTAAATCCTGCTACTAATTTTATTCATCCCTTGCTTTTGACGAATGTTTCGATGAATGGAAGAATCATGGAAGAAGAAATCTTTGGTCCTGTGCTTCCGATTATTGAGTATAAAGATGAGGAAGAAGTGATTCAGCTTATCAATGGCAAGCCGAAGCCATTGGCCCTTTACATTTTCAGCAACAATAAAAAGTTTCGCAACAGCGTGATGACATCCACCTCTGCTGGCACTGTGTGTATTAATGAGTGTGTAATCCAATTTACACATGCCAATCTTCCATTTGGAGGAGTTAATAACAGTGGTATTGGTAAGTCGCACGGCTATTATGGCTTTATGGAATTCTCCAATCTAAAGCCTGTTCTCAAACAAATGAACCATTATTCTTCCACCAGCATGATGTACCCACCTTTCACCGGAAGAGTAAAGCGACTTGTAAATTTGATGTTGAGATATTTTTAGATAGCCAACTAAGTTCCTCCAAAGGAAATCTCAACCGATTTCGCTACTAACCGTTAGTTAACTTTTCAATTTTTTTAGAAAATACTTGCAACATTCCATACAAGCGACCTCGCTGGGCTTTAAATTTATTTCTTGAAACCCACTAAACAGGAAATTTTTAGGAAGTGAAAGATCAAAAATACCAAGGTTTATATCGCGAAGAGTTTGAACACGACTCGTGTGGCGTAGGCTTTATTGCCAACATAAAGGGTCACAAGTCGCACCAGATCGTGAGCGATGCATTGACGATGTTGGAGCGCATGGCGCACCGCGGTGCATGCGGTTGCGAACCCAACACGGGCGATGGCGCTGGTATTTTGATTCAAGTGCCGCACGCTTTTTTCATCAGCGAGTGCAGCAAGCTCGGTTTCAAATTGCCGGCCTTCGGTAGTTATGGAGTGGGCTTAGTCTTTTTCCCACGAGACCCAAAAGTGCGCGAAGAATGCCGCGTTGCGTTAAATAGGCAAATCAAAAAAATGAAAATGGGTTTGGTCGGCTATCGAGTGTTGCCAACAAACAATGCTGAACTCGGTGAAAGTGCCTTGAATACCGAGCCCGTGATGGAGCAAGTCTTCATCAAACGATTGGATGCGGGCACTGATCCAGAGGATTTTGAACGCAAACTATTTGTTCTTCGCAAGTACGTCACGCATGTGATTACGGAATCGGTGAAAGGTGTGGAGGGGCAATTTTATTTTTCATCACTTTCGTATAAAACCATTTCGTACAAAGGGATGCTCACTTCAGGGCAATTGAAACCGTACTTTGCAGATTTAGAAAATGAAGAAGTGGTTTCAGCTTTAGCTGTTATCCACTCACGTTTTTCTACCAACACCTCCCCTTCGTGGCGTTTGGCGCAGCCGTTTCGTTACATCGCCCACAACGGTGAAATCAATACTGTACAAGGCAACATCAATTGGTTAAAATCAAAAGAAGTTTTTTTCTCTTCTCCGAATTTCTCGCGCGAAGAGTTGAACATGATTTTGCCCATTTGCAACCCCAAGCAATCGGATTCATC
This genomic window contains:
- a CDS encoding OmpA family protein encodes the protein MRKGLFITILSFFAYQLASGQVVQWANKVIDFSSELTSVQYSAQQILGKPNVMPAVGQNPNAWTPDRPKRKEWIKIGYENPMQIQQVAIAESNNPGALYRILAYEENGTEHVLQTLNPQAIPTKGRMLNIFIEKTSFKVASLKLEFDGAPLPDYFSIDAVAITDSRLPIAALVNVSEMIAKGLLTDRLDENVNSEYKELNAILSPDGQTLYFSRRNHPGNLGGVNDKEDIWFSTLDKNGKWTLAQNMGAKFNNEHPNFINSINSVTPDGKAAVMVLGNQYINGGKKMLAGMSISNYVNGEWTAPKSVKIENDYNYNEKSHYFLTNTRNALLMSVEREDSYGDRDLYVSFSKNDSTWSEPLNLGKTVNTASEEEAPFLAADNKTLYFSSKGFSGYGGSDLYRSIRLDDTWTKWSEPENLGPEINSKFDDLFFNIPSNSDFGYFSKGVADNNVDIFRLKLPPFMLPDPVVLVKGKLIDQKTGLPIGSKIIFETLPDGKEAGIAQSDPQTGEYEIQLPVGKQYGIRAEAKDHLSTNQNLDLRKIAYGPVKQDLALVPIGAGDKPVVVEPIEITPIAVNVIIPLNNIFFDFDKASLRSESFSELNRIVALMAERKSMTVEISGYTDNLGPDAYNMKLSERRAKSVSNYLVEKGVDSSRITTTWFGETKPVDTTNTKAGNRKNRRVEFKILKMP
- a CDS encoding OmpA family protein codes for the protein MKFVAASILVTMLLSNSIKAQESDSLVYAQGKVINSATKEAVNAKISYRSEPYGNIMGSLNGSSFQFPLFDGQKYSITIEAPGFASSKFLLDPVTAVDRKVIKDVELGLPGSVAKNSETTHTIGKILTLENLIFDVGTSTITKESYPELDELVNMLKNNPNMVIQLEGHTDIKGDPKLNMKLSQSRVDAVKSYLITKGANKNRVKAKAFGGTLPISRENTEAASKLNRRVELRILEN
- a CDS encoding aldehyde dehydrogenase family protein — translated: MVTVTSSDQQLLSVPSLFAKQKLKALSLRNGLLKERKKLLVAFERFLLANRERICKAVHADFKKPFTEVDISEIYPVASEIRQTVSHLSEWAAPQKVDAPLTYLGSRSHVVVEAKGVCLIIAPWNYPFSLCFGPLISCLAAGNTAIIKPSEMTPNTSSLIKELVAEFFDPSLVTVIEGGTEVMQELLALPFDHIFFTGSPAVGKIIMRAAAENLTSVTLELGGKSPTVIDETANISDAAKRIAFGKFLNNGQTCIAPDYVLIHEKIKSKFIEALKKEVTNMFGSHGQIDENSSSYARIVNQKHFKRISGLIEEAVNQGAKIEMGGSVNPATNFIHPLLLTNVSMNGRIMEEEIFGPVLPIIEYKDEEEVIQLINGKPKPLALYIFSNNKKFRNSVMTSTSAGTVCINECVIQFTHANLPFGGVNNSGIGKSHGYYGFMEFSNLKPVLKQMNHYSSTSMMYPPFTGRVKRLVNLMLRYF